A single genomic interval of Bos taurus isolate L1 Dominette 01449 registration number 42190680 breed Hereford chromosome 6, ARS-UCD2.0, whole genome shotgun sequence harbors:
- the CNGA1 gene encoding cyclic nucleotide-gated channel alpha-1 produces MKKVIINTWHSFVNIPNVVGPDVEKEITRMENGACSSFSGDDDDSASMFEESETENPHARDSFRSNTHGSGQPSQREQYLPGAIALFNVNNSSNKEQEPKEKKKKKKEKKSKPDDKNENKKDPEKKKKKEKDKDKKKKEEKGKDKKEEEKKEVVVIDPSGNTYYNWLFCITLPVMYNWTMIIARACFDELQSDYLEYWLAFDYLSDVVYLLDMFVRTRTGYLEQGLLVKEERKLIDKYKSTFQFKLDVLSVIPTDLLYIKFGWNYPEIRLNRLLRISRMFEFFQRTETRTNYPNIFRISNLVMYIIIIIHWNACVYFSISKAIGFGNDTWVYPDVNDPDFGRLARKYVYSLYWSTLTLTTIGETPPPVRDSEYFFVVADFLIGVLIFATIVGNIGSMISNMNAARAEFQARIDAIKQYMHFRNVSKDMEKRVIKWFDYLWTNKKTVDEREVLKYLPDKLRAEIAINVHLDTLKKVRIFADCEAGLLVELVLKLQPQVYSPGDYICKKGDIGREMYIIKEGKLAVVADDGITQFVVLSDGSYFGEISILNIKGSKAGNRRTANIKSIGYSDLFCLSKDDLMEALTEYPDAKGMLEEKGKQILMKDGLLDINIANAGSDPKDLEEKVTRMESSVDLLQTRFARILAEYESMQQKLKQRLTKVEKFLKPLIDTEFSAIEGSGTESGPTDSTQD; encoded by the exons ATGAAGAAAGTGATTATCAATACATGGCACTCTTTTGTAAATATTCCCAATGTGGTTGGACCAGATGTTGAAAAGGAAATAACAAGGATGGAAAATGGAGCATGCAG CTCCTTTTCTGGTGATGATGACGACAGTGCCTCTATGTTTGAAGAATCAGAGACTGAGAACCCCCACGCAAGGGATTCCTTTAGAAGTAATACACACGGAAGCGGACAACCATCACAGAG GGAGCAATACCTGCCTGGAGCCATTGCACTTTTTAATgttaacaacagcagcaataagGAGCA AGaaccaaaggaaaagaagaaaaagaaaaaagaaaagaagag CAAGCcagatgataaaaatgaaaataaaaaggacccagaaaagaaaaagaagaaagaaaaggacaaagacaagaaaaagaaagaggagaaaggcaAAGATAAGAAAGAGGA AGAGAAGAAGGAAGTCGTGGTTATTGATCCCTCAGGAAATACGTATTACAACTGGCTGTTCTGCATCACCTTACCTGTTATGTATAACTGGACCATGATTATTGCAAG AGCATGTTTTGATGAACTTCAGTCTGATTACCTAGAATACTGGCTTGCTTTTGATTACTTATCAGATGTAGTCTATCTTCTTGATATGTTTGTACGAACAAGGACAG gttACCTAGAACAAGGACTACTGGTGAAGGAAGAGCGTAAACTCATAGACAAGTATAAATCAACCTTTCAATTTAAACTTGATGTTCTATCAGTGATCCCAACTGATCTGCTGTATATTAAGTTTGGCTGGAATTATCCAGAAATTAGATTAAACAGATTGTTAAGGATCTCTCGAATGTTTGAGTTCTTCCAGAGAACAGAAACACGGACAAACTACCCAAACATCTTCAGGATCTCTAACCTTGTCATgtacatcatcatcatcatccacTGGAATGCGTGTGTGTACTTCTCTATTTCCAAAGCTATTGGGTTTGGAAATGACACATGGGTCTATCCTGATGTTAATGATCCTGATTTTGGCCGTTTGGCTAGAAAATATGTGTACAGTCTTTACTGGTCTACACTGACTTTGACCACTATTGGCGAAACACCACCTCCTGTGAGGGATTCTGAGTATTTCTTTGTGGTGGCTGATTTCCTCATTGGAGTGTTAATTTTTGCCACCATTGTCGGTAACATAGGTTCTATGATTTCCAACATGAATGCGGCCAGGGCAGAATTTCAAGCAAGAATTGATGCAATCAAGCAATACATGCATTTTCGAAATGTAAGCAAAGATATGGAGAAGCGAGTCATTAAATGGTTTGACTATCTGTGGACCAACAAAAAAACAGTGGATGAGAGAGAAGTCTTGAAGTATCTACCTGATAAACTAAGAGCAGAGATCGCCATCAATGTTCATTTAGACACATTAAAAAAGGTGCGCATTTTTGCAGACTGTGAAGCTGGTCTGTTGGTGGAGTTGGTCTTGAAATTACAACCCCAAGTCTACAGTCCTGGAGATTACATTTGCAAGAAAGGGGACATTGGCCGAGAGATGTACATCATCAAGGAAGGCAAACTCGCCGTGGTGGCTGATGACGGGATCACTCAGTTTGTAGTATTGAGTGATGGCAGCTACTTTGGTGAAATCAGTATCCTTAATATTAAAGGTAGCAAAGCTGGCAATCGAAGAACAGCCAATATTAAAAGCATTGGCTACTCAGATCTATTCTGTCTCTCAAAAGATGACCTCATGGAAGCTCTAACTGAGTACCCAGATGCCAAAGGTATGCtagaagagaaagggaagcaaATCTTGATGAAAGATGGTCTATTGGACATAAACATTGCAAATGCTGGAAGTGATCCTAAAGATCTTGAAGAGAAGGTCACCCGAATGGAGAGCTCAGTAGACCTCCTGCAAACAAGGTTTGCTCGGATCCTGGCTGAGTATGAGTCAATGCAGCAGAAACTGAAGCAGAGGCTAACCAAGGTTGAGAAATTCCTGAAACCACTTATTGACACAGAATTTTCAGCTATTGAAGGATCTGGAACTGAAAGTGGGCCCACAGACTCTACACAGGACTGA